GGGTTCGCTCTTGGAGCCGGACTTTTCAAAGACGATGTCTGCAGCTTCGGCGGGAACCGCAGTGCAAGTAGCGAGGCTGACGCCGCTGATGTTTTTATCGGCCGTAGAGACCGTCACTTCACAGGGAGTCATGACAATTTCGTCGGAACCCGGATCGGTGGAGGCGGAAGAGGCCGGTTCCACGTTCTTGCAGAGACGTTCCGTCTTGGCTTCTGCATCGAAAGGAATCACGTCGGTTCTGAAGTAATCCTTGGCGCCGTCGTTTGCGGTTACCGTAACGACCAGGCTATAGTCATCGCATGTGAAGATAGGGTCAGCCAGGTTGATTTTCACGAAAGCAGACATCATTGAATTGAGGTCAATTTCGTTTGCTGTCGGGACGACTGCTTCGTTGTAAATAACCTGATACTGGACCTCCTGCTGGGCGGAGTTCATGACTTGGAACTTAATCGCGGTAAACAGCAGGTTCGAAGAGTTTTCGTTGGTTTCGTCCGTGCGGTCCAGACCATAGATACCCTTGAAGCGGAGTGTGTCGCCAGACACTCTGGAAACGAGACCGTTGGCAGAAATGTTGGGTGCGTTGTTATCCGGAATAACAATCTTGCCGTTGTCCTTGTTAGAGGCGTTCGTGCTGCTGTCGTCACCGCAGGCAATGAGACCGAAAGCGCCCATGGCGATAACGGAACCCAGGAAAATTTTCTTAAAGTCCATGATTTTTCCTCATAAAAAGTTTTTCTGCCCTTGAAAATAAACAAAAATGGTCAAAAAAGCAACTGAAAATATGAAAAAAAGGTAAAAAGAACTTAGAACTTAGAGCTTGGTGCTTAGATTGTTGGTTCGACAGGCTCACCAACCTTTGGTTAAGGTCCCTTACTGCACTAAGTATGGCCGAAGTGAGCTTGCCGAATGGCCAACTAATTTCCGCCCAATTTATTTCATGCCGCGGATAATGTCGCGGAGGCGTGCGGCTTCCTCGAAGTCGAGTTTGGCGGCAGCTTCCTTCATCTGGCGTTCCAGGTCTTCGAGCTTGTCCCCTGTTTTCGACCCACGATTCCCTTCTGTCATCCTCGCCCCACGAATCATCCCTTCTGTCATCCTCGACCCACGAAGTGGGGAGGGGATCTCATCGCCTTCTGCTCCAGGATGGCGCTTCTGGGTGCTGCCTCGAGTCCCCTTCTTCTTCGTCTTGCTGCTCGGTTGGAGCGGTTCCATCGGGCGAATGCCTCCGGAGGTCCCTGAGCTTGTCGAAGGGCCGTCGTCTTCGTAGTCGTCGTCGACGGAATCGTCGCCGTCGATTCCAAGGGGATCCGCAATCCTCAGGTCGTCTTCCAACTTGCGGGTCACGGACTTCGGCGTAATGCCGTGTTCCTTGTTGAATTCTTCCTGCACGGCCCTGCGGCGGGCGGTTTCGGTGACGGCCTTCTCCAGGCTGTCGGTCATGTTGTCAGCGAACAAGAGCACTGTGCCGTTCACGTTACGGCTCGCGCGGCCCATCGTCTGGATGAGGCTGCGGTAGTTGCGGAGGAACCCTTCCTTGTCGGCGTCGAGTATGGCCACCATGCTCACTTCGGGCAGGTCCAGGCCTTCGCGCAGCAGGTTGATGCCCACCAGCACGTCAAATTCTCCGGTACGCAAGCCCCGGATGAGTTCGTGGCGTTCCAGCGTCTTGATGTCGCTGTGCAGGTAACGCGCACGGATGCCCGCTTCCACGAAAAAGTCGGTAAGGTCCTGCGCCATCTTCTTGGTGAGGGTCGTCACCAGCACGCGGTCGCCGTTCTTGACGACCTCCTCGATGCGGTACAGGAGCACGTCCATCTGACCCTTGATGGGGAACATCTCGATTTTTGGGTCCAAAAGTCCGGTGGGTCTGTTAATTTGTTCGGTAACGACGCCGCCCGTCTTGGTAAGTTCGTAATCGCCGGGGGTTGCAGACACGAAAAGCACCTGCTTCGGGTACATGTACTCGAATTCGGCAAAGTTCATCGGGCGGTTGTCGAGTGCGCAGGGGAGGCGGAACCCGTACTGTACAAGGGTTGTCTTGCGGGATTTGTCGCCCTCGGCCATGCCGCCCACCTGCGGAATACTCACGTGGGATTCGTCCACCATCAGGAGCCAGTCGTCACCGAAGTAGTCGATGAGCGTGAACGGGCGCGTACCCGGGGCGCGGTTCTCGATAATGCGGGAGTAGTTCTCGATGCCGCTGCACATGCCGGTCTCGCGAATCATTTCCATGTCGTATCGAGTGCGGCTCGAAAGGCGGGCCGATTCTAGAACTTTGCCTTCTTTGTCGAGTTCGGCGAGGCGCTCGGTCAGTTCCACCTGCATGCGTTGCAAAATGCCCGCGCGGCCTTCTTCTTTCGTCACAAAGTGCTTTGCCGGTGCAATCGTCATCTCGTCCATTTCCTGAGTAACTTCGCCGGTAATGATGTTGAAGCGAACGAGACGGTCCACTTCGTCGCCGAACAGTTCGATGCGGAGCCCTTCTTCGTCGTAGCTCGGGTGAATTTCAATCACGTCGCCGTGCACGCGGAAACTGCCGCGCTCCAGGCTGAAATCGTTTCTCGTGTATTGAATTCGCACCAGGTCGTGCAGAATCTTGTCCCGGTCGTAA
The sequence above is drawn from the Fibrobacter sp. UWH4 genome and encodes:
- the uvrB gene encoding excinuclease ABC subunit UvrB, which codes for MARARKTITPDPYAKPIAKPLPPEQSLPGKLKQFQSPTRANFELVSPYGAAGDQPKAIEELTEGFKHGEQFQTLLGVTGSGKTFTMANVIKNVGKPTLILTHNKTLAAQLYQEFKAFFPHNAVEYFVSYYDYFQPEAYIPHTDTFIEKDASINDEIDKLRLRATANLLTRRDVIIVASVSCIYGLGSPSEYFDLMVRIKKGDVYDRDKILHDLVRIQYTRNDFSLERGSFRVHGDVIEIHPSYDEEGLRIELFGDEVDRLVRFNIITGEVTQEMDEMTIAPAKHFVTKEEGRAGILQRMQVELTERLAELDKEGKVLESARLSSRTRYDMEMIRETGMCSGIENYSRIIENRAPGTRPFTLIDYFGDDWLLMVDESHVSIPQVGGMAEGDKSRKTTLVQYGFRLPCALDNRPMNFAEFEYMYPKQVLFVSATPGDYELTKTGGVVTEQINRPTGLLDPKIEMFPIKGQMDVLLYRIEEVVKNGDRVLVTTLTKKMAQDLTDFFVEAGIRARYLHSDIKTLERHELIRGLRTGEFDVLVGINLLREGLDLPEVSMVAILDADKEGFLRNYRSLIQTMGRASRNVNGTVLLFADNMTDSLEKAVTETARRRAVQEEFNKEHGITPKSVTRKLEDDLRIADPLGIDGDDSVDDDYEDDGPSTSSGTSGGIRPMEPLQPSSKTKKKGTRGSTQKRHPGAEGDEIPSPLRGSRMTEGMIRGARMTEGNRGSKTGDKLEDLERQMKEAAAKLDFEEAARLRDIIRGMK